GGGATGAGTGAAGGACGGTATGACGATATGACAtcctggataccgcccaaccttAATGTCTTTATTTCTACAGATCATCTCCCAAACAACCTTGTTCCTGGCTGCGAAGGTGGAGGAACAACCTAGGAAGCTTGAACATGTCATCAAAGTGGCCCACGCCTGCGTCAACCCCCAGGATGCCCCACTAGACACCAAGAGCAATGTAAGTGAGGCCTCTGTAGCTGGGTGTTGTGATGTGGATCTCTTGTCATGGtgatattgagagagagacacattacaAATATGAAATCTGTTGAACTTTAGGCATACCATCAGCAAGCTCAGGAGCTGGTGATACTAGAAACGATAGTACTGCAGACGCTAGGTAAGGATCTGTCTATAGATGGATGATACATGGAAACTTCATGGGGCCGcatcccaaagggcaccctatgcTTTACACACAGTAACATGCTTTTATTGTACAAGGGCAGTACCCCAGTGGGCCCTGGTttaaaatagtgcactaccccagtgggctctggtctaaagtagtgcactaccccagtgggccctggtctaaaatagtgcactaccccagtgggccctggtttaaaatagtgcactaccccagtgggctctggtctaaagtagtgcactaccccagtgggccctggtctaaaatagtgcactaccccagtgggccctggtctaaagtagtgcactaccccagtgggccctggtctaaagtagtgcactaccccagtgggccctggtctaaagtagtgcactaccccagtgggccctggtctaaagtagtgcactaccccagtgggccctggtctaaagtagtgcactaccccagtgggccctggtctaaagtagtgcactaccccagtgggccctggtctaaagtagtgcactaccccagtgggccctggtctaaagtagtgcactaccccagtgggccctggtctaaagtagtgcactaccccagtgggccctggtctaaagtagtgcactaccccagtgggccctggtctaaagtagtgcactaccccagtgggccctggtctaaaatagtgcactaccccagtgggccctggtctaaagtagtgcgctataaagggaatggggtgccatttgggatgtagtcgTGGTACTTTTTGGTTAATTTGCATCTGGATGGCCAGTGGGCTTTGGAATGTCTAATCATGTTCCATTACATTGTTTTCAGGTTTTGAAATAACAATTGAACATCCTCACACTGATGTTGTGAGATGTTCCCAGCTAGTGCGAGGTACAgccttcttcctgtgtcttttcaTCTTATCACCTTCTCTCATCTTTGACACACACCCCAACACAGACACTTATACTTTTATTAAACctctgctgtatgtagtaaccAGTTCTAATAATGTTTTCATTTTATTTCATTCCAGTGCTTGTCTGAGACTCCGAGCTAACCTTTgacccctctcttccttctatTACAGCAAGCAAGGATTTGGCACAGACTTCCTATTTCATGGCTACCAACAGGTTGTTATCCTGACCCCGCCCCCCACTATGTTGCACTGTGATGGCACACTATAGCTTCCTGTACTGGCAGGTCCCCCTTCCTGTGTCCAACGCCCTCTTTGCGCCAGGCAGGTTTCTGGGAAACCCCTAGGGGCGGTACCAGCCAGCCAGGCTGCAGCAGTGCGGTGTATTGTACAAGGGCTCAGTGTTGGCACATAGGGGTTGAATGCACAATGTGAACGTGTTGGTGGTGCTGTAGACTGTCCTCACTGACCGTTTGGTTGCTACAGAGTGCATATGTCTCCTCCTTCCTAAAACACAATTGGTAGCCTGAATATAGCTTGCCACTAAAGATCAGTGAAAAGATGTAAACTATAGCATCTGTCCCGGTAAGTATtaataacgttttttttttttcttgattTATGTTTGACAAATAGAAGCTAAtatgcactgctcaaaaaaataaagggaacactaaaataaaacatcctagatctgaatgaaagaaatattcttattaaatacttttttctttacatagttgaatgtgctgacaacaaaatcacacattatcaatggaaatcaaatttatcaacccatggaggtctggatttggagtcacactcaaaattaaagtggaaaaccacactacaggctgatccaactttgatgtaatgtccttaaaacaagtcaaaatgaggctcagtagtgtgtgtggcctccacgtgcctgtatgacctccctacaacgcctgggcatgctcccgatgaggtggcggatggtcttctaagggatctcctcccagacctggactaaagcatccgccaactcctggacagtctgtggtgcaacgtggcgttggtggatggagcgagacatgatgtcccagatgtgctcaattggattcaggtctggggaacgccagtccatagcatcaatgccttcttcttgcaggaactgctgacactccagccacatgaggtctagcattgtcttgcattaggaggaacccagggccaaccgcaacggcatatggtctcacaaggggtctgaggatctcatctcggtacctaatggcagtcaggctacctctggcgagcacatggagggctgtgcggccccccaaagaaatgccaccctacaccatgactgacccaccgccaaaccggtcatgctggaggatgttgcaggcagcagaacgttctccacggcgtctccagactctgtcacgtctgtcacgtgctcagtgtgaacctgctttcatccgtgaagagcacagggcgccagtggcgaatttgccaatcttggtgttctctggcaaatgccaaacgtcctgcacggtgttgggctgtaagcacaacccccacctgtggacgtcgggccctcataccaccctcatggagtctgtttctgaccgtttgagcagacacatgcacatttgtggcctgctggaggtcattttgcagggctctggcagtgctcctcctgctcctccttgcacaaaggcggaggtagcggtcctgctgctgggttgttgccctcctacagcctcctccacgtctcctgatgtactggcctgtctcctggtagcgcctccatgctctggacactacgctgacagacacagcaaaccttgccacagctcgcattgatgtgccatcctggatgagctgcactacctgagccacttgtgtgggttgtagactccgtctcatgctaccactagagtgaaagcaccgccagcattcaaaagtgaccaaaacatcagccaggaagcataggaactgagaagtggtctgtagtcaccacctgcagaaccactcctttattgggggtgtcttgctaattgcctataatttccacctgttgtctattccatttgcacaacagcatgtgaaatttattgtcaatcagtgttgtttcctaagtggacagtttgatttcacagaagtgtgattgacttggagttacattgtgttgtttaagtgttccctttatttttttgagcagtgtatataagggTAACAAGCAAATTCTTAGTAATAATTGACACACCTAATACTCCAGTAGTAAAATGATCATCCATAATTCTCTCTAATATATGAATTACTTGTATGCTATAGGTATCCTCTTTACCTTAGTAGAATCTAAACATTACAGTTAATTATAGATTCATTATTTTCCTACATTTTATTTTAGTAACTGTACTTGCCCTGACTTAGATGAATAATTTTGCTATCCTATGAACAGCAATATACAATGTCTGGACAGAGGGCAAAAAATTTACAAAGTCAAAAGGATACTTCCATAATTAATGTATTGCCCAGATTTTTGCAATGCAAGACTATTGAACCATTTTGAAAAAGGACATTTAAAAAGAAAGTTGGCAAAGGTATGAGTGAGATGGCATAACTTGACAGGCTGGACTGGAACAAAGCAGGTGGATGGTGGACATCAATTATCTTTAGGAAACAAGCTTGATCCCAATAAAAATGCTCGGTACTCTCAAAGAACACGTTTACCATCTAGGGTTGTCCTCAATGTATCAGTTTTCTACGGTAAGATTCTGTATGAAATGGTAAGAGAAACAGCCACGATCATCCATCATAGAAAACCACCGGGGTACGTGCCTCTGCCACTCACTCTCAACAGTCTGGAATATGAAGGCAGTATTGTAATATGTACTGTATGCATGCAGATCAGCTGTACTCTGAGCTTTATTAGACCAGAGACATGGCTCTAGTCTAGAGACACCATAGAGAAGA
The sequence above is a segment of the Salvelinus fontinalis isolate EN_2023a unplaced genomic scaffold, ASM2944872v1 scaffold_0040, whole genome shotgun sequence genome. Coding sequences within it:
- the LOC129842424 gene encoding cyclin-T2-like isoform X4, producing the protein MAVHRGPSSKWLFSREQLETTPSRRSGVESDRELSYRQQAANLIQDMGQRLNVSQLIINTAIVYMHRFYMIHSFTKFHRNIISQTTLFLAAKVEEQPRKLEHVIKVAHACVNPQDAPLDTKSNAYHQQAQELVILETIVLQTLGFEITIEHPHTDVVRCSQLVRASKDLAQTSYFMATNRLLS